In a single window of the Candidatus Flexicrinis proximus genome:
- a CDS encoding DMT family transporter, protein MPFLGELAALGTSLCFSFGSVMFTNAGRMIGAALVNRMRLLMALLVVMLWHALTYGQVLPFDAAPERWFWLGVSGLVGFVLGDAFLFQSFVMIGPRLAMLMMALAPVLSSILAAVFLKESLVPMELLGIGVTLAGIVVVISERRGRREDAPADNRRYLIGLLCGLGAAVGQAGGLILSKLGLAGDFPALSGNVIRLLAAVLAIWAIAAVNRQVFSSIRAVRAAPRAVLLMSGGVILGPVLGVWLSLVAVQNTNVGVASTLSSLMPIFLIPISYFAFGERVTRQAVVGTVLAFVGMVVLFL, encoded by the coding sequence ATGCCGTTTTTGGGCGAATTGGCGGCGTTAGGAACGTCGTTGTGTTTTTCGTTCGGCTCGGTGATGTTCACGAACGCCGGCCGCATGATCGGCGCGGCGCTCGTCAACCGCATGCGCCTGCTGATGGCCTTGCTGGTCGTGATGCTCTGGCACGCGCTCACCTATGGCCAGGTGCTTCCCTTCGACGCGGCGCCGGAGCGCTGGTTCTGGCTGGGCGTGTCAGGCCTCGTTGGCTTTGTGCTCGGCGATGCCTTTCTGTTTCAGTCCTTCGTGATGATCGGGCCGCGCCTGGCGATGCTGATGATGGCGCTGGCACCAGTACTGAGTTCAATCCTGGCAGCCGTCTTCCTCAAAGAGTCGCTTGTGCCGATGGAGCTTCTCGGCATTGGCGTGACACTGGCGGGGATCGTCGTCGTGATCTCCGAACGCCGTGGCAGGCGCGAAGATGCCCCTGCCGATAACCGGCGCTATCTGATCGGTCTGTTATGTGGCCTGGGTGCGGCCGTGGGACAGGCCGGAGGTCTCATACTGAGTAAACTGGGGTTGGCGGGCGACTTCCCAGCGCTCTCCGGCAACGTCATCCGGCTGCTGGCGGCTGTGCTGGCGATCTGGGCGATTGCGGCAGTCAACCGGCAGGTGTTCAGCAGTATTCGCGCCGTGCGGGCTGCGCCCCGCGCCGTGCTGCTGATGAGTGGCGGCGTGATCCTCGGTCCAGTGTTGGGGGTCTGGCTGTCGCTCGTCGCGGTGCAAAACACCAATGTCGGCGTCGCGTCCACGCTCTCGTCCCTGATGCCGATTTTCCTCATCCCGATTAGCTATTTCGCCTTCGGGGAACGCGTAACCCGTCAGGCGGTCGTCGGTACGGTGCTCGCCTTCGTCGGAATGGTCGTGTTGTTTCTCTAG
- a CDS encoding alpha/beta fold hydrolase, producing the protein MHVSRVFTRLVLAALLIAALGLVSVTFAQTENPDNPVVMGELPEPVESGMAPVNDIEMYYAVYGEGDPLILLHGGLGNADYFANQIPAFAEYFTVIAVDSRGHGRSTVTETPIGYALMASDVLALMDYLEIESASIVGWSDGGIIGLDIAINHPERLNKLVAYGANYVPEGVRADTIGDSATFNAYIEQAATDYVRLSPNPDGFEAFLNNIGNMWATEPQFTEEQMMGIPNEVLILDGWDEEAIYPEHNFEMAALIPNAELTLMPNIGHFAMFLEPDMFNSIVLNYLSR; encoded by the coding sequence ATGCACGTCTCGCGAGTCTTCACGAGGTTAGTTTTGGCTGCGCTGCTGATCGCGGCGCTCGGTCTGGTATCCGTCACTTTTGCCCAGACGGAGAACCCGGACAATCCAGTCGTCATGGGCGAACTGCCGGAGCCGGTCGAGAGCGGCATGGCGCCGGTCAACGATATCGAGATGTACTATGCCGTGTATGGCGAAGGCGACCCGCTGATCCTGCTGCACGGCGGCCTGGGTAACGCCGACTATTTTGCCAACCAGATCCCGGCGTTCGCGGAGTACTTTACGGTGATCGCAGTCGACAGCCGCGGTCATGGCCGCTCGACAGTGACCGAGACGCCGATCGGCTATGCGCTGATGGCCTCGGATGTGCTGGCGCTGATGGATTATCTGGAGATCGAGTCGGCCAGCATCGTTGGCTGGAGCGACGGCGGTATCATCGGGCTCGATATCGCCATCAACCATCCCGAACGGCTGAACAAGTTGGTCGCCTATGGCGCGAACTACGTCCCTGAAGGCGTGCGTGCCGACACCATCGGCGACAGCGCCACCTTCAACGCTTACATTGAGCAGGCCGCGACCGACTACGTCCGCCTATCGCCCAATCCGGATGGCTTCGAGGCGTTCCTGAACAACATCGGCAATATGTGGGCGACCGAGCCGCAGTTCACCGAAGAGCAGATGATGGGCATCCCGAACGAGGTGCTGATCCTCGACGGGTGGGACGAGGAAGCGATCTATCCGGAGCATAACTTCGAGATGGCCGCGCTCATCCCCAACGCCGAACTGACCCTGATGCCCAATATCGGACATTTTGCGATGTTCCTCGAACCTGACATGTTCAACAGCATTGTGCTGAATTACCTAAGCCGCTAA
- a CDS encoding S-adenosylmethionine:tRNA ribosyltransferase-isomerase — translation MPAFQYSFSSACTLWLILIPLTAACTIVQRDHVLAGGIHTVDGLLTGFHEPRASHLAMLEALAPRSHLGLAYQQALERGYLWHEFGGLHLLMRGEYHRTAD, via the coding sequence ATGCCAGCCTTCCAGTATTCGTTTTCCAGTGCGTGTACGCTGTGGCTCATCCTGATCCCCCTGACTGCGGCCTGTACCATTGTACAGCGCGACCATGTCCTGGCAGGCGGCATCCATACTGTGGACGGCCTGCTGACCGGTTTTCACGAGCCGCGCGCCTCGCATCTGGCGATGCTGGAAGCCCTCGCGCCGCGCAGTCACTTGGGATTGGCTTACCAGCAGGCGCTTGAACGCGGTTACCTGTGGCATGAATTTGGTGGCCTGCACCTGCTGATGCGCGGCGAGTACCACAGAACGGCCGATTAG
- a CDS encoding ABC transporter permease, which yields MARYIIRRLIQSIPIFFGITLLSFMLMAASGNPVAQLTFKPGAKPEERARVEAELGVNDPLHIQYLRWLLGDDWMRWDSDGDGVSDKSFLLALDVDGDGKAEAPGRRRGVLRGDFGVSFTKKRPVIDIIMERVPSTLELSISSFVIGTTIGITVGIVAAVRRGWFDQVTRVMAVALTAIPIFWFALMVLMLFSVQFRILPIGDRCAMTLADSCPPIWERFQYMILPVTVLSIGGVAGYSRVMRASMLDIVSQDYIRTAQAKGLSTRLVWYRHAARNAMIPIATSLGPAITFLISGAVVTETIFNYPGLGKTSIESVTQRDYPVVMALTIYAAVATILGYLLSDILYAVIDPRIRFS from the coding sequence ATGGCCCGCTATATCATCCGTCGGCTGATCCAGTCGATCCCGATTTTCTTTGGCATCACCTTGCTGTCTTTCATGCTGATGGCCGCGTCAGGCAACCCTGTCGCCCAGCTCACGTTCAAGCCCGGTGCGAAGCCGGAAGAACGTGCGCGTGTCGAGGCGGAACTGGGCGTCAATGACCCGCTCCATATCCAGTATCTGCGCTGGCTGCTTGGCGACGATTGGATGCGCTGGGACAGCGACGGGGACGGCGTCTCCGACAAGTCATTCCTGCTCGCGCTCGACGTCGACGGCGATGGCAAGGCCGAAGCCCCCGGGCGTCGGCGTGGCGTCCTCCGCGGCGACTTTGGCGTCTCGTTCACCAAGAAACGCCCCGTCATCGACATCATTATGGAGCGCGTGCCGTCCACCCTCGAGCTCAGTATCAGCTCCTTCGTCATCGGTACCACCATTGGCATCACGGTCGGTATTGTCGCGGCGGTCCGGCGTGGATGGTTCGATCAGGTCACGCGTGTCATGGCCGTTGCCCTGACGGCGATCCCGATTTTCTGGTTCGCCCTGATGGTCCTGATGCTCTTTAGCGTCCAGTTCCGAATACTTCCCATTGGCGACCGCTGCGCCATGACCTTAGCCGACTCGTGTCCGCCCATCTGGGAACGCTTTCAGTATATGATCCTGCCGGTGACCGTCCTTTCGATTGGCGGAGTCGCCGGCTACAGCCGCGTGATGCGCGCCTCGATGCTCGACATTGTCTCGCAGGACTATATCCGTACCGCCCAGGCCAAAGGCCTCAGCACCCGGCTGGTCTGGTACCGGCACGCCGCGCGTAACGCGATGATCCCGATTGCCACCTCCCTCGGGCCGGCCATCACCTTCCTGATCAGCGGCGCCGTCGTGACCGAGACCATCTTCAATTATCCGGGCCTCGGCAAAACCAGCATCGAATCGGTGACTCAGCGCGACTATCCGGTCGTGATGGCGCTGACGATTTATGCTGCCGTTGCCACCATCCTCGGCTATCTTCTGTCTGACATTCTGTACGCGGTGATCGATCCGCGAATCCGGTTCAGTTAA